One stretch of Chryseobacterium indologenes DNA includes these proteins:
- a CDS encoding DUF6265 family protein, whose protein sequence is MKNSLLILLTAILVLSCNQSTKTKQSGLETSSEIENIVNFDWLTGKWKRSNEKAGKETFENWSKISPTEYSGLGFTIQKGDTISKEIMKLINSNGKWNLLVKTPKEKQPIEFKMTELKNNEFICINDSLDFPKRIQYQREGKKLKAMISNEKMKIPFEFEQVK, encoded by the coding sequence TCCTGTAATCAAAGTACAAAAACCAAACAAAGTGGATTGGAAACCAGCTCAGAAATAGAAAATATTGTGAATTTTGACTGGCTAACCGGAAAATGGAAGAGATCAAACGAAAAAGCAGGAAAAGAAACTTTTGAAAATTGGAGTAAAATAAGTCCGACAGAATATTCAGGACTTGGATTTACCATCCAAAAAGGAGACACCATCAGTAAAGAAATCATGAAGCTTATTAATTCTAATGGAAAATGGAATCTATTGGTTAAAACCCCGAAAGAAAAACAGCCCATTGAATTCAAAATGACTGAATTAAAAAATAATGAATTTATATGTATAAATGATTCTTTAGACTTCCCAAAACGAATTCAATATCAGCGAGAAGGCAAAAAATTAAAAGCGATGATCTCTAATGAAAAAATGAAAATTCCTTTCGAATTTGAACAAGTTAAGTAA